Proteins from one Thermoanaerobacterales bacterium genomic window:
- a CDS encoding glycosyltransferase gives MICAVIPVQNEEAGVGRVLDQVLAQPVDLVIPVLNGSSDRSPEIIRNYAADPRIAPLVFPVPLGLDIPRAVGAARARALKASAVLFVDGDMSGDVGPALRDLLGAVTRGGLDLALTDCYPPDAAGPSSPLARTLLDVRRLLNRALGLPGLGGASPCHGPHAVSARFLETVPLEALAVPPVALVRSALAGLAVGVAASLPHAALGSPDRGEDHALKLAETIIGDHLEAFCVFSGKKNRSRVLRGLTFDGYDSERRRDLLF, from the coding sequence TTGATCTGTGCCGTGATACCGGTACAAAACGAAGAGGCCGGCGTCGGGCGGGTGCTGGACCAGGTACTCGCGCAGCCCGTCGACCTGGTTATCCCGGTCCTTAACGGAAGCAGCGACCGTTCCCCTGAGATCATCCGGAATTATGCGGCGGACCCCCGGATAGCTCCCCTCGTCTTCCCTGTTCCTCTGGGCCTCGACATCCCCCGGGCCGTCGGCGCCGCCCGCGCCCGGGCCTTGAAGGCCTCGGCCGTCCTCTTCGTCGACGGCGATATGAGCGGGGATGTCGGACCGGCCCTCCGGGACCTGCTGGGGGCCGTCACCCGCGGCGGACTGGACCTCGCCCTCACCGACTGTTACCCGCCTGACGCCGCCGGACCGTCCTCGCCGCTGGCACGGACATTGCTCGACGTCCGCCGCCTTCTCAACCGCGCCCTGGGGCTCCCGGGCCTCGGCGGGGCATCCCCCTGCCATGGGCCGCACGCGGTCAGCGCCCGGTTCCTGGAGACGGTTCCCCTGGAGGCCCTCGCCGTGCCCCCGGTGGCCCTGGTCCGGTCCGCCCTCGCCGGCCTGGCGGTCGGGGTCGCCGCTTCCCTGCCCCACGCCGCCCTGGGTTCCCCCGACCGCGGCGAGGACCACGCCCTGAAGCTGGCCGAGACCATCATCGGCGACCACCTGGAGGCCTTTTGCGTCTTCTCGGGGAAAAAAAACAGATCCCGCGTCCTCCGGGGCCT